The following coding sequences are from one Formosa haliotis window:
- a CDS encoding right-handed parallel beta-helix repeat-containing protein, which translates to MKYYFILLCTLFMVSMSSVAQVKATEHADFYVSTKGSDTWSGTLAAPNAKASDGPFATLERARDAVRDLKKTKSGNITVFVRGGFYQLDKTIVFGIVDSGEGNSTITYAAYPNETPVFSSGKPISGWEKVTTYIPGLPEKAKGKIYVANVSDAFKTLYDEDGMLPRAQSEGIITEEGKNSRNTLHFPKGFLKNWSNITDVEIKVRPHHAWIVNMLPLESVNEDTQTATTSIDATYAMNTLHFLKTTDNLWVENVIEVLDQEGEWVLNTKEGKVYLWPRNTSTVYAPQLLELIRVEGKIDFDGPTDVPVRNLHFKGLTFKHGERYTLTPDDKGLQHDWDMLDKNNALVRLRGSENCVIEQCHFLDSGSGAIRVDLYGMENTISSNHIEHMGGGGILLAGYGPGTKDVNKKNTVYNNNIHHVGEIYWHSPGIFVWQSGENRIANNLIHHTDYTGLILSGCMTDFFAKNGNGRELVRTLRRDDMPKFSKGLSLEEVLPYLHTHNNIVENNEIHHAMSRLGDGNGIYIRGAGKNNIIKRNYIHHLEADMIMQAALRTDGGQTGTLITENVIYKCTSQGILTKLDNKVENNIVADIIAPPRGYYLSVREGPLTGATIKNNIFYSSSKDDTFIDELPPGKAGSSEDRRGRALARARDADTDNNIYFCKPDLNKGKALIEKNRKDGIDKNSRAVDPMFVDPEHGDFRFKPGSPAIEMGITPIDLSQVGLRKD; encoded by the coding sequence ATGAAGTACTATTTCATTTTGTTATGTACGCTATTCATGGTAAGCATGAGTAGTGTAGCTCAGGTAAAGGCAACAGAACATGCCGATTTTTATGTGTCAACCAAAGGTTCAGATACTTGGTCTGGTACCTTGGCTGCTCCTAATGCAAAAGCTTCAGACGGACCTTTTGCAACTTTAGAGCGCGCCCGAGATGCTGTACGCGATTTAAAAAAGACGAAATCAGGAAATATTACGGTATTTGTTCGTGGCGGTTTTTATCAATTAGATAAAACAATTGTTTTTGGTATAGTAGATTCTGGTGAAGGAAATTCAACCATTACTTATGCTGCTTATCCAAATGAAACACCAGTTTTTAGTTCAGGAAAACCAATTAGCGGTTGGGAAAAAGTAACAACCTATATTCCAGGCTTGCCTGAAAAAGCTAAAGGAAAAATATACGTTGCTAATGTGTCAGATGCCTTCAAAACACTTTATGATGAAGATGGGATGTTACCGCGTGCGCAATCTGAGGGCATTATTACGGAGGAAGGAAAAAATAGTAGAAACACACTTCATTTTCCTAAAGGATTTTTAAAAAATTGGTCTAATATAACAGATGTCGAAATTAAAGTACGACCACATCATGCTTGGATTGTGAATATGCTTCCTTTAGAGTCTGTGAATGAAGATACGCAAACAGCTACCACGTCTATTGATGCGACTTACGCCATGAATACCCTACATTTTTTAAAAACGACAGATAATTTGTGGGTTGAAAATGTTATAGAAGTTTTAGACCAAGAAGGTGAGTGGGTTTTAAATACTAAAGAAGGAAAGGTTTACCTATGGCCACGAAATACATCAACAGTATATGCGCCTCAACTTTTGGAACTTATCAGAGTTGAAGGTAAAATAGATTTCGATGGCCCTACCGATGTGCCTGTACGCAACCTTCATTTTAAAGGACTAACCTTTAAACATGGGGAGCGTTATACCTTAACCCCAGACGATAAAGGCCTACAGCATGACTGGGATATGCTAGATAAAAACAATGCTTTGGTTCGATTAAGAGGTTCAGAGAATTGCGTTATAGAACAATGTCATTTTCTTGATAGTGGTAGCGGTGCTATTCGTGTCGATTTATACGGAATGGAAAATACCATATCTAGTAATCATATTGAGCATATGGGTGGTGGCGGCATTCTACTTGCTGGTTATGGACCAGGTACTAAAGATGTTAATAAAAAGAATACGGTGTATAACAATAATATTCATCATGTGGGTGAGATATATTGGCATTCACCAGGGATTTTTGTTTGGCAAAGTGGCGAAAATCGCATTGCAAATAATTTAATTCATCATACCGATTATACAGGACTTATTTTATCGGGTTGTATGACCGATTTCTTTGCGAAAAATGGCAATGGGAGAGAATTGGTACGCACATTACGTAGAGATGATATGCCTAAGTTCTCTAAAGGGTTAAGTCTTGAAGAGGTGTTACCTTATTTACATACGCACAATAATATCGTTGAAAACAACGAGATTCATCATGCCATGAGCCGATTAGGCGATGGGAATGGGATTTACATTCGAGGAGCTGGTAAAAACAATATCATTAAAAGAAACTATATTCATCACTTGGAAGCCGATATGATCATGCAAGCTGCACTTCGTACCGATGGCGGACAAACAGGAACTCTAATCACTGAAAATGTGATCTATAAATGTACGTCTCAGGGTATCTTAACCAAGCTTGATAACAAAGTAGAAAATAATATAGTTGCCGATATTATTGCACCACCTCGTGGGTATTATTTGTCGGTAAGAGAAGGTCCTTTAACTGGAGCCACTATAAAGAATAATATATTTTACTCATCTTCTAAAGACGATACGTTTATAGATGAATTACCTCCAGGAAAGGCAGGCAGTTCAGAGGACCGTAGAGGAAGAGCTTTAGCACGAGCTCGCGATGCCGATACCGATAATAATATTTATTTCTGTAAGCCAGATTTAAATAAAGGGAAGGCACTTATCGAGAAAAATCGGAAGGACGGTATTGATAAAAATAGCCGCGCGGTAGATCCTATGTTTGTCGATCCTGAACATGGGGATTTCAGATTTAAACCAGGTTCCCCAGCCATCGAGATGGGAATCACACCTATCGATTTATCTCAGGTAGGATTGCGTAAAGACTAA
- a CDS encoding arylsulfatase, whose amino-acid sequence MKLKAIGLLILSLFFAPTDVLGQDRPNIIMVITDDQGMGDLSCLGNPYIKTPSIDKFYANAVRFTNYHVSTTCAPTRGALMSGRHSNRVNVFHTITGRSLLFEDEVILPQILAQNGYVNGMFGKWHLGDNYPYRPEDRGFQEVVRHGGGGITQGPDYWWNDYFDDTFWHNGKTQKYKGYCTDVFFNEALNFIEENKDRPFFCYISTNAPHAPLNLPEKYFNMYKDLDAINENAQRFYGMITNIDDNFKQLQKKLDALNLTDNTILIFTTDNGSAWGRNVYNAGLKGGKGSVYDGGHRVPLFIRWPNGKLTGGKDIDALVAHYDLIPTFVDLFGLDFNPVKPLDGKSLKPLLFDANPKWENRMLYMDTQRKQNLIKYRTYTVMDDNWRLINGDELYNITKDRGQTNNVFNQYPEVAARLSAGYEIWWQSIMAEGPNERYGYIKVGSPNENPSRISAHDMFTGKHNGAWHQDGASKAVQASGSWKIEFVEDGEYAIALRRFPRESGLAINATFPGQEKQVELHKVLEGSEKSDFETAFLYVANIEKELKIESGQSEVTFKGKIPAGKYDMEAQLIDKDGHVHPAYYVYIEKL is encoded by the coding sequence ATGAAATTAAAAGCAATCGGACTTTTAATACTTAGCCTGTTTTTTGCTCCTACGGATGTTTTAGGACAAGACAGACCAAATATCATAATGGTTATTACCGACGATCAAGGTATGGGCGATTTGTCTTGTTTGGGTAATCCATACATTAAAACGCCGAGTATTGATAAATTTTATGCCAATGCGGTTCGTTTTACCAATTACCATGTGTCTACAACTTGCGCCCCAACCCGAGGTGCATTAATGTCGGGAAGGCATTCTAATCGTGTTAATGTGTTTCATACCATTACAGGGCGCTCTTTGCTTTTTGAAGATGAGGTTATTTTGCCTCAAATATTAGCTCAAAATGGGTATGTAAACGGCATGTTTGGCAAATGGCATTTGGGTGATAACTATCCGTATCGTCCAGAAGACAGAGGTTTTCAAGAAGTTGTGAGACATGGTGGTGGCGGAATTACCCAAGGACCAGATTATTGGTGGAACGATTATTTTGATGATACCTTTTGGCACAATGGCAAAACACAAAAATATAAAGGCTATTGTACCGATGTGTTTTTTAATGAAGCCTTAAATTTTATTGAAGAAAACAAAGACAGACCGTTCTTTTGTTACATCTCTACTAACGCGCCTCATGCGCCGCTTAATCTGCCAGAAAAATACTTTAATATGTATAAAGATTTGGACGCGATTAACGAGAATGCTCAACGTTTTTATGGGATGATTACCAACATTGATGATAATTTTAAACAGCTTCAAAAAAAATTAGATGCTTTAAATCTTACAGATAATACCATTCTAATTTTTACAACTGATAATGGCTCGGCGTGGGGCAGAAATGTGTACAATGCAGGCTTAAAAGGCGGTAAAGGTAGTGTGTACGACGGTGGACATCGTGTGCCACTATTCATTCGTTGGCCTAACGGAAAACTAACAGGAGGTAAGGATATCGATGCCTTAGTGGCGCATTATGATTTGATCCCCACCTTTGTAGATCTCTTCGGGTTAGATTTTAACCCTGTAAAACCACTGGACGGGAAAAGCTTAAAACCATTGCTTTTTGATGCTAATCCCAAATGGGAAAATCGCATGTTATACATGGACACCCAGCGAAAACAAAATCTTATAAAATACAGAACTTATACGGTTATGGATGATAATTGGCGATTGATAAATGGTGATGAGCTGTATAATATTACCAAAGATCGTGGCCAAACTAATAATGTATTTAATCAATATCCCGAAGTGGCAGCACGTTTGTCTGCGGGTTACGAAATTTGGTGGCAATCCATTATGGCCGAAGGTCCAAACGAACGTTATGGGTATATAAAAGTAGGATCGCCTAATGAAAATCCTAGTCGAATTTCTGCCCACGACATGTTTACAGGAAAACATAATGGTGCCTGGCACCAAGACGGTGCTTCAAAAGCTGTTCAGGCCAGCGGAAGTTGGAAAATTGAATTTGTAGAAGATGGCGAATATGCTATTGCATTAAGAAGGTTTCCAAGAGAAAGTGGCTTAGCCATAAATGCAACCTTTCCAGGTCAAGAAAAACAAGTAGAATTACATAAGGTTCTTGAAGGTAGCGAGAAATCCGATTTTGAAACTGCTTTTTTATACGTTGCAAATATTGAAAAGGAACTGAAAATTGAATCAGGCCAGTCCGAAGTTACCTTTAAAGGAAAAATACCAGCGGGAAAATACGATATGGAAGCCCAACTTATTGATAAGGATGGGCATGTGCATCCGGCTTATTATGTATATATCGAGAAATTGTAG
- a CDS encoding alpha-L-fucosidase — translation MNKNIKFSKFKLIAMAALCFFQFNCKNEKHKSIPENSEIDYVTETVGDVDFGKTKMSEYTPEIRANMNKLYDAKFGMFVHFGPYAQLAGEWKGKKGAAEWIMRRSFIPVAEYEKEAAGKFKPENFNAKEWVDIAENAGMKFIVLTAKHHDGFAMYKSEHPYNLFDFAGFNRDILKELAEECAKRDMKLGFYYSQDQDWHEKGGAGNDWDFGSVIKPADEFDAYFREKAVMQIKELTTNYGDIFMVWFDTPFQITDEQSQLMMDVVKEHQPGALVNARLGNGYGHFDVSIDNGTTPSVSKATWLPDLKVPWQTHESVTKHGWGYTSRGAELDRSEDYSDFIYSLCRIIGNGGVYLLNVAPRPDGTIPESQVNSIHVIGDWLKVNGEAIYGADPSPLKFPPYAITSKPGKVYLHVQDLENNQVALTGLLSKVNKAYVLADTSQQALKFTQKNEKLSVTLPDDLKQQYVTVVVLEIEDQIAKVVDETLQQAADGSIQLPVSKCEFSIRRISYDYDKKVTHRWGENTKQGLIWTVNIKQPGRFKVVSEDSGNDGFEYQLSTLKDTITLNAKGEIGKLTKKQQDGYIKIDEAGIHKLTVYPTIPASKATKGSYEFKGLELIPAKE, via the coding sequence ATGAATAAAAATATAAAGTTTTCGAAGTTCAAATTAATAGCCATGGCTGCGCTGTGCTTTTTTCAATTTAATTGTAAAAACGAAAAGCATAAAAGCATTCCTGAAAACTCTGAAATCGATTATGTTACCGAAACGGTAGGAGACGTCGATTTCGGGAAAACAAAAATGTCTGAATATACGCCTGAAATCAGGGCGAATATGAATAAACTGTACGATGCTAAATTTGGCATGTTTGTGCATTTCGGACCATACGCACAACTTGCAGGAGAATGGAAGGGCAAAAAAGGAGCTGCAGAATGGATTATGAGACGTAGTTTTATACCAGTAGCAGAGTATGAAAAAGAAGCCGCAGGTAAATTTAAACCAGAAAATTTTAATGCTAAAGAATGGGTAGATATTGCTGAAAATGCAGGCATGAAATTTATTGTACTTACCGCGAAACATCACGATGGATTTGCCATGTATAAATCGGAGCATCCTTATAATTTGTTTGATTTTGCAGGTTTTAACCGTGATATTTTGAAAGAACTAGCGGAAGAATGTGCAAAAAGAGACATGAAATTGGGCTTTTATTATTCGCAGGACCAGGACTGGCATGAAAAAGGAGGCGCTGGTAACGATTGGGATTTTGGCAGTGTTATCAAACCAGCCGATGAATTTGATGCCTATTTTAGAGAAAAAGCAGTGATGCAAATAAAGGAGTTAACCACTAATTATGGCGATATTTTTATGGTTTGGTTCGATACACCTTTTCAAATTACAGATGAACAAAGTCAGCTCATGATGGATGTTGTTAAGGAACACCAACCGGGAGCATTAGTTAATGCACGACTGGGTAATGGATACGGCCATTTTGACGTGTCTATTGATAACGGTACCACACCAAGTGTAAGCAAAGCGACGTGGCTTCCTGATTTAAAAGTGCCTTGGCAAACGCATGAATCAGTAACAAAACATGGATGGGGTTACACATCTCGAGGTGCCGAACTTGACCGATCAGAAGATTATTCCGATTTTATTTATAGCCTGTGTAGAATTATAGGAAATGGAGGTGTTTATTTATTGAATGTTGCACCACGCCCTGATGGAACCATACCAGAATCGCAGGTAAATAGTATTCATGTTATTGGAGATTGGCTAAAAGTAAATGGTGAAGCCATCTACGGCGCTGACCCAAGTCCTTTAAAATTTCCGCCTTATGCCATCACAAGCAAGCCAGGTAAAGTCTACTTACATGTTCAAGATTTAGAAAATAATCAAGTGGCGTTAACAGGTCTTTTGTCTAAAGTAAATAAGGCTTATGTTTTGGCAGATACATCACAGCAAGCTTTAAAATTTACTCAGAAAAACGAAAAATTAAGTGTTACGCTTCCCGATGATTTAAAACAACAATATGTAACCGTGGTGGTCTTAGAAATAGAAGACCAAATCGCCAAAGTTGTTGATGAAACCTTACAGCAAGCAGCAGATGGAAGTATCCAATTACCGGTTTCAAAATGTGAGTTTTCTATTCGACGCATTAGTTACGATTACGATAAAAAGGTAACACACCGTTGGGGAGAAAATACCAAACAAGGTTTAATATGGACTGTAAATATTAAGCAGCCAGGAAGGTTTAAAGTTGTTAGTGAAGATTCTGGAAATGATGGATTTGAATACCAATTAAGTACATTAAAAGATACCATAACACTTAATGCAAAAGGAGAGATTGGTAAATTAACTAAAAAACAGCAAGACGGGTATATTAAAATTGATGAAGCTGGGATTCATAAATTAACCGTTTATCCTACAATACCGGCATCAAAAGCAACAAAAGGAAGCTATGAATTTAAAGGTTTAGAGCTTATTCCTGCAAAAGAATAA
- a CDS encoding arylsulfatase, which yields MKNIITLVCLTIGLLNSFAQTKSLKNTKPNIILVMTDDQGMGDLACMGNQVLKTPHIDAFYNQSTRFTDFQVSPTCAPTRSALMSGARPFEVGVTHTIMQRERMALDVFTMPQALQSAGYKTGLFGKWHLGDEEEYLPINRGFDEVLMHGAGGIGQTKYGDFPPNEENLYFDNVLLHNDKIVQTKGFCTDVFFDAAEAWIKQQEDAKQPYFAYVALNAPHAPLVAPEAYKKRFLDLGYDEGTAGRYGMIENIDDNFGELMQKLEKWDALDNTLVIFMTDNGATHLKGTLNGKPVTHFNANLRGAKNSPFEGGTHVPAFWYWKGKLGTGVDIKALTAHIDMYQTFCELAGVTLPEKMQELSGRSLVPLLENPNTVWADRELFIHCGRWAAGEREDAKFKKSAIRTQEWRFDNNSQLYNIPNDPSETNDVYAEHPELIAHLRTTYDKWWENTKPLMVNEGLPKVEPKDQPLAKRYYKQLKETGIPEWQPKSTE from the coding sequence ATGAAAAATATAATCACTTTAGTCTGCCTAACTATTGGTCTATTAAATAGTTTTGCACAAACGAAATCCTTAAAAAATACGAAGCCAAATATCATTTTGGTAATGACCGACGACCAGGGGATGGGCGATTTAGCCTGTATGGGAAATCAAGTTTTAAAAACACCACATATTGATGCTTTTTATAATCAATCAACACGTTTTACAGATTTTCAAGTAAGTCCAACATGTGCCCCAACGCGTTCAGCTTTAATGAGTGGGGCTCGACCTTTTGAAGTAGGTGTAACACATACTATCATGCAGCGTGAACGCATGGCATTAGATGTTTTTACCATGCCACAAGCCTTACAATCGGCGGGTTATAAAACAGGTCTTTTCGGAAAATGGCATTTAGGTGATGAAGAAGAATACCTACCTATTAACCGTGGTTTCGATGAAGTACTTATGCACGGCGCTGGAGGTATTGGGCAAACTAAATATGGCGATTTTCCTCCAAATGAAGAGAATTTATATTTCGATAATGTCTTACTTCACAACGATAAAATTGTGCAAACTAAAGGCTTTTGTACCGATGTGTTTTTTGATGCTGCCGAAGCTTGGATAAAACAACAAGAGGATGCCAAGCAACCTTATTTTGCCTATGTCGCCCTTAATGCACCGCATGCGCCATTGGTAGCGCCGGAGGCTTATAAAAAACGATTTTTAGATTTAGGTTATGATGAAGGCACAGCAGGGCGTTATGGCATGATTGAAAATATAGACGATAATTTTGGCGAACTCATGCAAAAGCTTGAAAAATGGGACGCTTTAGATAATACACTGGTTATTTTCATGACCGATAATGGCGCAACCCATTTAAAAGGAACCCTTAACGGAAAACCAGTAACGCATTTTAATGCTAATTTAAGAGGGGCCAAAAACTCACCTTTTGAAGGCGGTACTCATGTGCCTGCGTTTTGGTATTGGAAAGGGAAATTGGGGACAGGAGTCGATATTAAAGCCTTAACAGCTCATATCGATATGTACCAAACTTTTTGTGAATTGGCAGGTGTAACCTTACCCGAAAAGATGCAAGAATTAAGCGGTCGATCATTGGTGCCACTATTAGAAAATCCGAACACAGTATGGGCCGATAGAGAATTGTTTATTCATTGTGGGCGATGGGCTGCAGGCGAACGCGAAGATGCCAAATTCAAGAAGTCGGCGATTCGAACACAAGAATGGCGATTTGATAATAATAGTCAATTGTATAACATTCCAAACGATCCCTCGGAAACAAATGATGTATATGCAGAACATCCAGAACTAATAGCACATTTAAGAACTACATATGATAAATGGTGGGAAAATACTAAGCCTTTAATGGTAAATGAAGGTTTGCCGAAAGTAGAACCCAAAGATCAGCCACTCGCTAAACGTTATTACAAGCAATTAAAAGAAACAGGGATACCAGAATGGCAGCCTAAAAGCACCGAATAA
- a CDS encoding helix-turn-helix domain-containing protein, whose product MNEIGKKIRDIRKKKGLSQEELAESAKINLRTIQRIENNESEPRGKTLNLICKVLDLNAEDILDYGKKTDRSYLTYFHLSVLFGLFIPIGNIVILFILWITKKDKIIDLKDIGANLLNFQIIWTLLASFGLIIGAFLKITHLDIGPGNLILSLYFWLFLYVINIILPIIFAIKVNKGQTGNFYPTIIKLIK is encoded by the coding sequence ATGAACGAAATTGGAAAAAAAATTAGAGACATTAGAAAGAAAAAAGGACTATCTCAAGAAGAGTTAGCTGAATCTGCAAAAATTAACTTGAGAACTATTCAACGGATTGAAAATAATGAAAGTGAACCTAGAGGAAAAACTCTGAATTTAATTTGCAAAGTTTTAGACTTAAATGCAGAAGACATCTTAGATTACGGAAAAAAAACTGACAGAAGCTATTTAACTTACTTTCATTTATCTGTATTATTTGGTCTTTTTATCCCAATAGGAAATATAGTAATTCTATTTATCTTATGGATAACTAAGAAAGATAAAATAATTGATTTGAAAGATATTGGAGCCAATCTTTTGAATTTTCAAATTATTTGGACTTTACTTGCTTCTTTTGGGTTAATAATTGGAGCATTTCTTAAGATTACACATTTAGATATTGGGCCAGGAAATTTAATACTTTCATTATATTTTTGGCTTTTTCTTTATGTTATAAACATCATTTTACCAATAATATTTGCAATCAAAGTTAACAAAGGACAAACAGGAAATTTTTACCCGACCATAATAAAATTAATAAAATAA
- a CDS encoding GNAT family N-acetyltransferase has product MNLRILEKKDWDQVSEIYRQGIETKNATFQLDIPNWVDWDNGHLQTCRFVAELDNVIVGWFALSPVSSRCVYGGVAEVSVYVANDFSGQQIGTKLLEKLIAESEKNGIWTLQAGIFPENKGSLRIHKNLVLEKLDIENE; this is encoded by the coding sequence ATGAATTTAAGAATTTTAGAAAAAAAAGATTGGGATCAAGTTTCTGAAATTTATAGACAAGGGATTGAAACTAAGAATGCAACTTTTCAACTTGATATTCCAAATTGGGTGGATTGGGATAATGGACATTTGCAGACCTGTAGATTTGTTGCCGAATTAGATAATGTCATAGTTGGTTGGTTTGCTCTTTCACCCGTATCTAGTCGATGTGTATATGGTGGAGTGGCGGAAGTTAGTGTTTATGTTGCGAATGATTTTTCAGGACAACAAATTGGAACAAAACTCTTAGAGAAACTAATAGCTGAAAGTGAAAAAAATGGAATTTGGACTTTACAAGCAGGAATTTTCCCTGAAAATAAAGGAAGTTTGAGAATTCATAAAAACTTGGTTTTAGAGAAGTTGGATATCGAGAACGAATAG
- a CDS encoding pirin family protein: protein MKKKISFSGKGNSTSVGGAPINRFLPSWQAKAVGPFILLDQAGPIKVVGKKTGGTGPHPHRGIATLTYSIKGEVEHFDSLGNRSLVSSGGVQWMNSGNGIVHDERSGASGEFSQKEIYAFQFWINLPSKIKEEKPEYLPLQAKDIPEKQLAEDAGSIRVLVGDYQELTSKIPTYTEQFLFHIKINPGKKFSMDFPQKIEVATVLPTDSAIINTESFNAGELVAFDKEAGEVEIENLSDLAIDILLFGGENYTEPIVSQGPFVMNSEAGIALAYKDFNEGKYGEIDYSSKR, encoded by the coding sequence ATGAAGAAGAAAATCAGTTTTTCAGGCAAAGGCAATAGCACTTCGGTAGGCGGAGCACCAATCAACCGTTTTTTACCAAGCTGGCAGGCAAAAGCTGTCGGACCTTTTATTCTGCTTGATCAGGCAGGACCTATAAAAGTAGTTGGCAAAAAGACTGGAGGCACGGGTCCACATCCTCATAGAGGTATTGCTACCCTAACCTATTCCATTAAAGGCGAAGTGGAACACTTTGACAGTTTAGGAAATCGTTCTTTGGTCTCTTCAGGAGGTGTACAATGGATGAACTCAGGCAATGGGATTGTTCATGATGAGAGATCAGGAGCAAGTGGTGAATTCAGTCAAAAGGAAATTTATGCTTTTCAATTTTGGATTAATCTACCATCAAAAATCAAAGAAGAAAAACCTGAGTACCTGCCTTTGCAAGCAAAGGATATACCTGAAAAACAATTAGCGGAAGATGCTGGATCTATACGGGTTCTTGTTGGAGATTATCAAGAATTAACATCAAAAATACCGACCTACACCGAGCAATTTCTATTTCATATCAAAATAAACCCAGGGAAGAAATTTAGCATGGACTTTCCTCAAAAAATAGAAGTTGCGACCGTTTTACCTACAGACTCAGCAATAATCAATACGGAAAGTTTTAATGCTGGAGAATTGGTGGCATTTGACAAAGAAGCTGGAGAAGTTGAAATAGAGAATTTATCTGATTTGGCTATTGATATTTTACTTTTTGGTGGAGAAAATTATACAGAGCCTATTGTTTCGCAAGGTCCATTTGTAATGAATAGTGAAGCAGGAATAGCCTTGGCATATAAAGATTTTAATGAAGGAAAATATGGGGAGATAGATTATTCTTCTAAAAGGTAG
- a CDS encoding pirin family protein has protein sequence MTDKIIAVEAMSMPWQTQDPFLVAMHHLDHYPKGNEQMGVDPSELEGRKVGQDFQGKDGYSMYHGKTIPGFPYHPHRGFETITIGKQGFVDHSDSLGGAGRFGAGDLQWMTAGKGIQHSEMFPLIHTDKENTLEIFQIWINLSSRSKLVEPHYKMLWRESIPKIEETDNNGKKTQIELYAGNYKSNQAPKPTPDSWAANPDNGVAILSVKMEANAQWTLPATASEQVNNTLYFYRGNSIDVEGKIVTVNQLVKVVPGQSLTITNGNKESEFLILQGKPINESVASRGPFVMNTEEELNQGFAEYRKTQFGGWPWSETEQVFDRTKGRFAKYADGTTEER, from the coding sequence ATGACAGATAAAATAATTGCAGTAGAAGCTATGAGTATGCCTTGGCAAACGCAAGATCCTTTTTTGGTTGCCATGCATCATCTTGACCACTATCCAAAAGGAAATGAGCAAATGGGTGTAGATCCTTCTGAGTTAGAAGGTAGAAAAGTAGGTCAAGACTTTCAAGGGAAAGACGGTTATAGTATGTATCATGGAAAAACCATCCCTGGGTTTCCGTATCATCCGCACCGAGGATTTGAGACAATCACCATTGGGAAACAAGGTTTTGTAGACCATAGTGATTCTCTTGGTGGTGCAGGCAGGTTTGGTGCTGGTGATCTACAATGGATGACAGCAGGAAAAGGAATTCAACACTCAGAAATGTTTCCGCTCATTCATACAGATAAAGAAAATACACTGGAGATTTTTCAAATTTGGATAAACTTGTCTAGTCGGAGTAAATTGGTAGAACCACATTACAAAATGCTATGGCGAGAGAGCATTCCAAAAATCGAAGAAACAGATAACAATGGTAAGAAAACCCAAATTGAGCTATATGCGGGAAACTATAAATCCAATCAAGCACCCAAACCAACTCCAGATTCTTGGGCAGCCAACCCTGATAATGGAGTAGCCATCCTAAGTGTTAAAATGGAAGCTAACGCCCAATGGACGCTTCCAGCAACGGCAAGCGAGCAGGTAAACAATACGCTTTACTTTTATAGGGGAAATTCAATAGATGTAGAAGGCAAAATAGTAACCGTCAACCAGCTAGTTAAAGTGGTACCAGGTCAAAGCCTAACAATTACCAATGGTAATAAAGAGTCCGAATTTCTAATTCTACAAGGAAAACCTATTAATGAGTCCGTAGCCAGTCGTGGCCCTTTTGTAATGAACACCGAGGAAGAATTAAATCAGGGTTTTGCAGAGTACAGAAAAACTCAGTTTGGCGGCTGGCCTTGGTCTGAAACAGAACAAGTTTTTGATCGTACAAAAGGACGATTTGCAAAATATGCAGATGGTACTACAGAAGAAAGATAA
- a CDS encoding DoxX family protein, which yields MNVALWIVQVLLALMFLMAGATKLSKPKNELREKLGDWVDNYSSSTLKLIGLLELLGAVGLILPMSINFFSVLTPIAAIGLAMTMLGAMKVHADRKEQNKVKMNLVLMVLALFVAVGRFIIVPVI from the coding sequence ATGAATGTAGCACTTTGGATTGTACAAGTCTTATTAGCCCTTATGTTTCTAATGGCAGGAGCCACAAAACTTAGTAAACCCAAGAATGAACTTCGTGAAAAACTTGGTGATTGGGTAGATAATTATTCAAGCTCAACACTCAAACTCATTGGACTTTTGGAGCTTTTAGGAGCTGTAGGTCTTATTTTACCAATGAGCATTAATTTCTTTTCTGTATTAACGCCTATAGCCGCCATTGGGCTTGCCATGACTATGCTTGGAGCTATGAAGGTGCACGCTGACAGAAAGGAACAAAACAAGGTCAAAATGAATCTAGTTCTTATGGTTCTTGCCTTATTTGTTGCTGTAGGAAGGTTTATTATTGTGCCAGTAATTTAA